A region of the Peromyscus leucopus breed LL Stock chromosome X, UCI_PerLeu_2.1, whole genome shotgun sequence genome:
CCATATTATGAAGATAAGAATCTCTATAGGTACTCATCTTTTATCAAGATTCCACTGCTTTggtattattttttgaaacagtattCTTGTTGTGTTATATTTATGtactatttacattttaatcttGCATTATAATAACTTTTCttctttacaaaataatttaatattatttgatttatttttattagtgtctgtctatgtatatataatatgcactTGTGTGAATGCAGGCATGAAGGTACATATGTTTAGAGTACAGCTTTCAGAAGTTGCTTCTCTTCTTCTAATATGGAACCCaattcaggtcatcatgcttcTATGTTAAATACTATTGTATGCTGAGTTATATTACCAGTCCTACCAATTTGTTTTTAACTGAAGCATAAAAGTGTAAAAgcaataattacatcatttctccctttcctttcctctcttcaaaacTTCCCATaaacccctcctttctctctttcaaattcatgtaaatattgttacacacacacacacacacacacacacacacacacacacacacacacttatacattcCTAATTTGTACATGGTTCTCTCTATATACCAGAGTTAGTAGGTTAAGAAAATTGGAAAGCCCAAGTCCACAAGTTGTGGTTCAAACAGATCTAAAATTTAAATCTTGAAATGGAATCTAGTTGTAAAGAGTGGAACATCCCTGTTTTCTTAAAACTGGAATTCATGATACTTGATAGTAGGAGATTCAAGTTTTCTGTTGCTTCTTTAAAGTGGGAGTTATCATAAATTGGAGCTTTCATTAGCAAAATGAAAAAGTAGTATCCAAGGATAATCCATTGTgatataaaaagattttaaagtcTCTCCCAAAGAACAGTTACAACCAAAGCATTTATTCTATAGCTATGCATCATTTGTATAGTAATATAATCTTCAGGCTTCCCAACATAGTCATCATTTAATCTCATGTGACCATTTGATTGTTGGATCTTCTACTGAATACTTGAAACAACATGAAAACTAAAGGCTGGCAAGatagcctgatgatctgagtttgatccctagacccaattggtgaaaggagagaacttgtcacctcaaagttgtcctctgaagtCCACACTTACaccatggtgtacacacacacacacacacacacacacacacacacacacacacacttttgaaatagaaaagaaaatctattctTGAttgattttgattgatttttatgcTGCAAATGAAACAAATGTAAGTTATTCACAAATGCTTATCATTATTTTCCTCAATCTTTTCAGtggcaagagaaaaggaaaatggagaaaggtCAGATACCAACTAATATACAGATAAAACAATTTTTCCAAGAACTTTTCCTAAGACCACCCTTTTCCCCAGCTTTCATTATACAGGCTCCACTCAAATATCTTTATAATCCTCAAAACCGTTATATAACAGCAGAAACTAGAAAGCCCAAAGATGATATAACAAGAACaactttgaagaaaaaattgaaggaaaaaataagCTTATATGCAATAAATCTGGAATCCAATAAAATGATGACTGATGGTAATCCTGAAATAAGCAACACAGACCAATTTCTGCCCAAATCATCCTACAAAATTGAACCATTTAAGAAGTCAAATATCACATCAGAAACAAACCTAGAATCCAATCATTTCAAGATGACCAAAGCAATGGATTCAAGCAATGATAACGGAGATTTAATTAATTCCAAGGAGGCCAATAATGAAGCTACATTTTGGAAGGACAATCCAAATACAAACTCCAAGAAGAACACTGAAGAATTTTATGATGACATAGTAGAGCGCATAAGCAGCTCAAATATCAACTTAAAGTTTCTAAATGAGTTCAGAGCTGAATCCACAGATTTTGATGAATGGTCAACAAATTGCTCACAGAACAATGCAAAGAAGCCTGCAAAGAAGCCTGCAAAGAAGGGAAAGGACTCTGAACCTGATTCTGGAGActcaaaagatataaaaaaagaaggaaagaaaaaagagaagagagaacccaTGAAGAAGAAGGATACAGAGTCTACTGATGCTGAATCTGGTGATTCCAAGGGTgcaaagaaagaattaaaaaaagataaaaaagaaaaaaaggaagccaagaaaaagaaGGATACAGAGTCTACTGATGAATCTGGTGACTCCAAggattcaaagaaaaataagaaaagaaagagtgagGACAAAAAAAATGCAGAATCTACTGATGCTGAATCTGTAGACTCAAAGGGtgcaaagaaggaaaagagacctcCAAAGAAAGATGACAAGAAGGATGCATTCTATACCAATTCTGAATCAGACGCAGAGTTGAAGAAGGTGAAGAAAgataagaaggaaattaaagggatcAGGAAGAAGGCTGTTAAGGATACAGAGTCTACTGATGCTGATTCTGAATCTGAAGGTGATCCAACAGTAAAGAAAGGTGAAAGGAAAGAtaagaaaattacaaagaaaggagaaaagaaggatgcAAAGAAAAACGTACAATCTAGTGCAAGTGAATctgaaataaagaaggaaaagaaagagaccaAGAAAGATTTGATGAAGGGCACAGGTGGTTATACTGACTCAGCATCTGATGCATCTCCCAAGGCAGGCATGAAAAAAGTTGTAAGACCCTCAGATACTGAATCCGAAGGGTCATCAGGGTTTAAGGCTATAAAGACCACTGATGATTCAGATGCCACATCCACAGACTCGAAGAAGGGAATGTCAGAACCAAGAAGAGGATTCAGAATGCCAATCAAAAAGACTACATTcagagaaaatgggaaaggaagcAAAGGGGGTAGAGTCCCTTCATCAAGAGAAAGACTACCGTTTCCTCCTTGTGAGCCTATTCGAGAATCACCTAAGCCCAAATGTGTCTGTCAGTGCAAGatgcctcctccacctcccaaacccAGATATGCTCCTTTGGTAAGTTTACTACTATTTAAAACTTTAGGACAAGTTCGATTTTGAAGTGAaagtttaaaagtccaaatatATAATCTAGGCAATAATTCTCTTTTAATGAGATTTTAACAGTATTCAATATTTAACGGTATTCAAAATTGGAACTTAGAGGCAAAGAAGATGAAAAGTCTATTGAAACAGCTTACCCAAGTTGCCAAACAAATGCTTAAATTTcaatagaaaaacatttattttgactaGAGTAGGGGGAAGTAGTTTGTGACTTAAAGTAAACATTTTGCTTACTTATAGTCATTTTACAGAAATGGTTAACTATacaacacttttaaaaaacaaagctaaacCTGATTAAAACTCCAAGGGAACATTTAAATGAAGCATAAAGACATTTTTGGGGAACTTGCTCAATGCAGTAAGTCTCTATTAAACAAAATGCACACTACAGGTAAAAAGAATACCAAGATTCAGGAATACGCAAACTTACTTATTCTGCACAAGTGGATTCTTAcaacagaaaatacaaattaacttTCCAGAAGTGACAGAATCTCCTCTTGCTTCTAAACATTTTTCAGATTATCTCTCTCTATGGGGGGATAAATATCCTCTTGATTTATAATTTCTACTTTTCTCATCTAAGAGATCACTCCTTCCATTCCCCTATTCCAAATAGCTTGGGGTATTTTGGAGGGGTAAGAGGACATGAATATACAAATCACTTTGGAAGACAGTCCTGATCTATATTGTATCATCTCTTTCTAGATCTCACTAATCTTCTGTTGAAGTGTTATGCAGTTACATAATCTTGGGACTTGCATCACAAGTCTGTttcctctgattttaccttgtccCTTGTCTGTTCTTACCTTGGTAAGAGCCCAGGCACTGTCATACTAAATGCAAGGCAATTCAAGTTACCATTAGGTATTGAACttgtccttttcattttcactcatTATTTACCTCCTTCATGTTCCCTGTAATCATCTTAACTTTTATCTAAGCCCAAGTTATCATATTTATGAAGAGTCATAAGTGAGATAATACCatttaagaaatttctttttttttttttttttttgtttttcgagacagggtttctctgtgtagctttatgcctttcctggagctcacttggtagcccaggctggcctcgaactcacagagatccacctggctctgcctcccgagtgctgggattaaaggcgtgcgccaccaatgcccggcaagaaatttctaaaaatgtaaaaatgttgatagaaagaaaatcaaactatATACATTATGAAGATTGCAATACTGCCTATTATAGAAAACTCtggaaataaatttataaaattgttgTTTATCAAATATGAAATACTATGTGAGAACATACATAcctatatatgtacatgtatatgtatatttacatacatagaCATGATGCCTATAAAGTAAGAGAAACGAAAAAAAATACTATGACATTGAAACTAGCAGAAAAACCTGTATACTTGTACAGACTACATAGcaatatacacatgaaaatatcTATATTAGTGTTATACAATATGAAGttactgttattttatatttttatataatattttcaaatttgaagGTAGGCTAATAATGTGACTTTTAGAGAGCTTTAGTTCCTCTACAAAGAGTGGTAACTAGACTAGTATTTGGTACTTCTTGCCCCTGAGTTCCATTAGGTGCACTCTAGGGGTTGATGTGTACACTTCTGGATTACATCTTCAAAGTTTTCAAATTCTAGATCTGGGTTGGAGTCCAGGGAAGGACAGCATTTAGAAACAATCCAGGTTCTCCTCAATCTACAATACTGTATGTTTAATTATAACCTTTAACATATCAGGCATTCTCTATAATTAATaatacttcctttttattttcatctttcaacATTATCCTTCAGCCTGGAGTGGAATGGATTCATAAGCTGCTCTGAAGAACAGGTGAGCCCTGGGTTTCGCAGACTGGCCTTATGGAAGCAAACAATTCATCAAACATGCCTCTCTGCTTCACTGGAACTGTAGTCAATAAAAGTAAGCGCCAGCAGCATCCAAAAATCAAAAGCAGTTTTTGAGTGATTTAGTaagtgtgaggggtgtgtgtgtgtgtgtgtgtgtgtgtgtgtgtgtgtgtgtgttcattcatgtatgtttgtgtgtgtgttatataattTGAAAGATGATTTATAGAGATATGTTCTCTGTTTTTCAAATGCTTGAACTACTCAGACAAAAACGATGTAACAGTTTACTTCAGACACTGGAGCTTCATTCTGGAACAAATTCTGAGCTTGTTTGAAAATGTAGTAATCTGATGGAAGATCTTGCCACATTTTGTTAAttcctattttatttatcatatgggaaagaaaacagacaatagAATTTGTCATCTCCTTCTTCATTActaaagagaaggaagggctgaAGATCCTGATGTCTTCTCAATGAAACTACAGTAACTGGAAGGCCTCCCACTACAGTGCCAAGCTACAGATTAacctttaatgtgtgtgtgtgtgtgtgtgtatgtgtttagggaCACTGAATATCCAAACTAAAGTTTGGTCCCCAAAATCTCATGTGCAAAATATAAGACATTTTCAGTTAATTACTATAAATGTTTATAGTCTTATTCTAGTATTGCTCAAAAGTCCAAGTATAAGTCTCCTCTGAGACTCAAGACACACTCTTAGCTGGGACACCCTGAAAGAAGTAAAAGACAAAATCCAGTACTTCCAAGATAAAATGACACAGGGTAAAAATTCTAATTCCAAAGCTGAGCAtaagaaaagagtaaaaatactcatagatcattgcctaccctaattgtcatcagagaggccccatccagcaactgaaggaaatagatacagagacccacagccatacATTAGGCAGAACTTGAGAAATTCTGtgaaagagggggagaaaggattataggagccagaggggccaaggacaccatgagaatacccacagaatcaactggcttgggttcataggggctcacagatactgaactgccaaccagaaagcttgtatgggactgacctaggcactgtGCATATATAAGTCAGTTGTGTTGTTCTTCTTGTgaggctcctaacagtgggagcaggggctgtgtctgactctgttacctgcttttgggactctttcCTCCTATTGTGTTGCCTCGCCCagtcttaataggagaggaggtgcctagtcttactgcagcttgatatTCTATGGCTGGCCTATGGCTGGCTGCTAtacatgggagacctgcccttttctgaatagaaagaaGGAGGAATGGTTGTTGGGGTGGAGTTAGATGAAGGGACTTGGAGGacaggagggggggaggggaaagtgtAGCTCAtaatctaaatggtcttataataaaaaaaacctggagcctgatattggggtaaaagctgagagatcagagagacaaaggaacaagccacttctATGTCTCACCTCACCACCTCCAGGAATCTTCTGACTGAAatcccctgagtcctcagctgaaaagagcCTTTAGCTGAAAGTGATGCTTCTGCAAAAAAAAGccattagttcctgtctcctcacaccttatatacctttctctacccagccatcacttcctgggattaaaggcatgtgtgcttcccaaataatgggattaaaggtgtgtactgccTGGCAGTTTctgtcctagactgagtcaatctcatgtagtccatggtggccttgaactcacagagatccagacagagctctgcctcccgagtactaggattaaaggtatgttccaccaccacctggcttctgtgtttaatctagtgacttgttctgttctctgatcttcaggaaaatcttattagggtacacaatatatcaccacaggaaagtGTGATAGGActgggaaaaataattaattaattaattaattaaaaattttaaagaagaaagaaaataaaggaattttagatgaaaagaaggagaagaggaagaggaaaaggaaaaagaggaagaggaagaagaagaagaagaagaagaagaagaagaagaagaagaagaagaagaagaagaagaagaagaagaagaagaagaagaagaagaagaaaaaagaagaagaagaaagaaggagaagaagaaacctCCACATAATGCCTGTTTATTACATCTTGATCTACTCAAGACCctagagggagggagaaaaaagattGGGGTTGAAAATGTAATTTCTTTATGTCTATTGTTTATATTTAAAgtgataagaatttaaaaaagaattaatgaatgaaagaaagaaagagaagagggaggaggaaggaagaaggaagaaagaaggaaggaagaaaggaaagaaagaaagaaagaaagaaagaaagaaagaaagaaagaaagaaagaaagaaagaaagggaaggagggagggagggaaggaggaaggaagagaggaagagaagtgaTTAGATCAAAGCAATGTTTAAAGTTACCAGCAAAATCATTAAATTGTAATGCTTCATGACCAGCATACAAGAAATACTATAGCAGGAAGTAGGCTCCTGAGAATTGAGGTAGCCCTGACCCAGAGCCTTTACTAACTACTACCCATATAACCTCTGTCTTAAatgagttattctttttttttttttttttttttttttggtttttcgagacagggtttctctatgtagctttgctcctttcctggaactcacttggtagcccaggctggcctcgaactcacagagatccgcctgcctctgcctcccaagtgctgggattaaaggtgtgcgccaccaccgcccagcaaatgaGTTATTCTTAATGCCTGAACTTTTCCTCAGTAGGCATTCTGTATTCTTAGCATCTCCAGATTGCCTTCACTCATAGAACTTTAGACATCATGCTGTCAGAGGATATTTGCAGGCACCCTAATCCCATTGAtgaaaacaggaagtagaaacGTATCAAGTAGGGCAGGTACCCCAAAGCAGCAGTTCTAAGGATGCCCTTTCTGGAGGTCAGGAATACTAGAAGACAGTCTGGTtcctgttttcttgttgtttgtctACCTAATCGAGTACCTCTGCCTAGAGTCTATATGTGAGGATGTGACTGAAACTGAGAGATGGTACCTGGATACCTTACAGTTGGATGAAATCGTTGAAttcctccccttctccatgcCTCACTCCAGTTTctatatggatttttttaaaggttttcagtgttatttatccctccaCGTAACTCCTGTTCTACCCCTGCCTTTTCATCCCCACCGTATATAACCCTCCTTGCCTAATTATTCCCCTTCCCTCTTTTATACCATCTGCATTCTATGTCCATTCCATTGAAATCCCACACCATGATACCTTACTAGTTTCCTGACTTCTAAGAGTACTCCAATTTAAACATATATAGGTATAATTTTAAAGCTAGTTTCTTTCACTACATCTAACCACATGATGTTTGTCCGAGTCTTGACTACCCACTCAGTATTtatttccagctccatccatttacctgaattttttataatttttctttgtatctgaataaaactccacaatgtatatgtatcacatattTATCATCCATTTATGAGTTGGTAGAAATTTAGACTGATCCCATTTTCTAGGTCTTATACAAACATAGTTTATCCAAACATGGATGTACAGTCGCCTCTGGGTAGGATATAAGTTCCTGTAGAGTGATATGGGGGAGAATAGGGTCAATCTGTTTTTAGATTTTGAGGAACCCCCACTTTGAAGTATTCAGATTCTGGGGGCTTGGGGCTACAGGAATGAGGAGGTGCTTTATGAGACACATGAATATCTCAGTGCACAGATCCTCAGCTGGCAAGGGCTTGGGCTCACGCTCATTCTAATCTTGATATCAATCTATTCTCAGAAATGACTAGATTTcagattcatttttaaagaagtatCATTTTTCTAAGATGCTTGTAGTTTCACACATGTAttaaaagcacacagaaaagTTTTTGTTACATTATtgcaaattataaaatttagGAAGAATCCAATTATCCACCAATAAACAAATAGTTGAATGTATAGCAGTGCTAGAACATAATGGTGTGCTATGGGAATGTGAATAAACATAAAAAGACCTATAACGTTGTACAAATATCtccaatttaaaaactgaaaaatcaagaagcagaagaaaatatttttgctatatttcctttaaaagaataGGAGAGTGCTCATGATagagctcaggggtagagtgtttGCCAAGGCCCTGGGTAAAAGTAAAATGAGATGAgtacatatatttacattcagATATATTTGCATAAAAACTATGATTAAAAAATAGATGATTACCTATAAAAATGGTATTTTGAAGGATAAGGGAAAGAGATGAAGCTTAAGCAAGGTATTAATATTCAGCCAATGTACAGTAAATGAATTGTTGATTACATCCTACAATATTTCCAAAATACcttatgtacatttttaattttaatagattgtgtgtatgagtgcatatgtgagtgagtgtgtgtgtgtgtgtgtgtgtgtgtgtgtgtagacagaggactacttgcaggagttggttctttcctttcaccataGATATCAAATTAAGGTTTtcatgcttggtggcaagtgcctttacctgctgagttctCTCTATAGCCCACCAAAATAATTATTCAATACTTGCTACACTGTTCACACCATACATTAAATGCTGACATAGCATTCTTAcctgaaaaaaaattccttaaggTATCAAAAGTTGAAATATAATTACAAGTATAACAGATATATTCAGAAACACAAGTGTGTAGGTAGAAGAGAGGAACCAGAGGAGCAGTAGAATGCTTTAGACTGTAGTGTAAGTCCCACAACTGtaaagcagaaacagaaaggaggGATTAGAATAAAGAGCCTCCTCCAAGTTGCAGATCAGAGAAAGTCTGAGCTAGGACAATGAGGAGCCCAGTGACAGGGCTAATCTTTAGAGGAGTTGCTGTTAGAAAAGAAGACTCTGCCCTTAGTGTTATACAGTGCTTATTGATAGGGAGCAGTTTAGTGAGTGTGTTCCCAGCTTGAGTGATGTTGGATCTCAAAGGAGCAGCAGCTGAAGGCTGGCAACTGTATACACTCCTTAGAACAGCATCTCACTTGAAATGAATCCTAAACATCAATTTCTCATGACTGTCACAGCACATATCCACTTCTATATCCATGTTGACTCTAGAATTCATAAGCTTATTCTTCTCACGAtaaacttaaacaaacaaacaaaaatacacaaggTAAACAATATCAACCATCACTGTAAGCTTCGTCTCACAATTCCTTTCATATTCACCTACTGGTATATATTCTCACTTCTACCTTAATGAGATCAATAAGTTCCAAAATAAACATAATTGTCAGGCTGGCAACCAGGAAGTAAGGTAGGAAATCTTCTGAAACAACATTAGTTTATCCACAAGACAGGAAAATCCTGCAGTGTCTTCCTATGTGAAGGAAATGTTGCCTCTCACTGAGGCCAGCTGTACTTGCCTACCACTTTCTAGGTTCTACAGGTTCAATAAAACCATGATGTTCAACAGTAGCCACTCATgtatctatggtgatattttatttgtactgaaatgtgattttatttgtatgttaataaataaagttgcctgggggtcagagctaatagcaagccatagcaaaagctgggcagtggtggtacatgcctttaatcctagcacttggtaggcagagctgggtagatctctgtgtggtcaaggatacagccaacattggagacacatgcctttaatctcaataccaaccatagaagacctggaggtctgtacatacatgcagtgacgaggcagtcatgtgtttacaaccaatgagaaggcagaacagaaagtctatataaagacaaaaacatgggagtaggtctcttggctgaagagactagctgcagcagatgggtaaggctcttagctctgacctcttggctttcttctttgcattggttctgtgtttcttatttaataagacggttggttacatctacatgtatcAGTTCTTTTAGGGTCCCAAGCTTTTCCAATCAGGATTTAGAACAAGTAATTTTCTTTGGCTAAGAATTATGTCttcaaatttctatttctttatacacTGTTTTCTCCTGAGCTGAGTCAGTTAGTACACTATAAAATAACCTCCTTGTAAGCTATTAAGGAAGATCTTTAACTATGACGATTAGCATCTAGTTGAATATTAACTACCTTCTACTAAATGGCAATACAAATGTGTGAAAAACAGCCATTGCCACTGTCTTTGTGTTTACTACTCCCACAAGTATTTTAAATCTCTGAATAATTACATTTGCAAGAGAATTTCCTTATAATAGGAATATTTTCTAAGTCACCAAAAGTGAATATTTTAACATGTAGACCATAAACACATGTCCATCTCAGCAGAGATTGGTCCAGAATCAAAATATTTCCATACTACCTGCtttctcagacctcatcagataaaattattagtagtattattactattattattactaatattaATGCTGTGTCTTGATTCCGATATTCTGTAAAACATATATAATgttggtatatatacatatatattatagtgtaagatatttattaaaataaatatttataaagtataaaGTACAAAGATAAGGAAAGAAGTCAGAGCTTTCAAACAATGGTACAGGTGCAGAACCTGTGgaaagaaaatgagtaaaataattcAGTAAGAAGAGCCTCTAACTACAGACCAATAGCCAGACCACCAAACTGAACATTCCAGGAACCAGAATGAGCCAGCGACATGATTGAATGATCCAGCTAAGTAATTAACTAAAAGCAGCCCTGGGTGACCATGATCACATCATGAATGCTATGATGGATTCCAGATGTATATGAGCCAGAAAATGCCACTCAACTATATATCTTCCTACTTCATAATTCAGAAACATGATGGTTAAGGGGGTGATTTTGCTAGCATATCTTTTATATAGCTAAAGTCTACTCCAGATTGTTTACTTTAATggaatttaataaattattttactaaCATCCATGTGCATTTTCCAGGAAGCTTATAAGTCCTTCAGGATTTTGTAAAATAGTTAAGACAGGAAGCAAGCTCTAGTAAGAAATTAGAAAGCCTTGAACTAGAGTGAACAAGCAGTATGATTTAGACACAACATCTAATGCGGCACTTGTTCTCATGTTATAGAAGTGCTCAGTATCTGCAGGTTATGTCAACAAAATAACTGATTACACATGCCCAGAACACAAACCTCCACAAAAGAAGGCCAAAACAGGGGGGAAACACTCTTATGTGTGGTGATCtattgtgtacctcaataaagcatagctggagatcagaggacagagccagccacaaaaTTAGacttagaggtcaggcagtggtggcacacacctgtaatcctatcattcaggaggaagagaactctttggatctgtgagttcaaggccacactgggctacatgagagaaacagagccagacagtggtgataCATGCCATTAATCGCAGGAAGTAAATATGGCAGgtcacagaaaggtatataaggcatgaggaaacaggaactcactctctttagactgaggattttgtagaggtaagaacttgtggctggcttgctctgcttctctgatctttcagctttcactccaatatctggctccaggttttctattaataagactgttaagcAATTTGCGTTACACTTATAATGATCATAGCCTATAGGTCCAGAAATGTAGTATTACAGTTTGGACATGAAATGTCCCCATAAGCTTATGTGAACATTTGTTCTCGAGCTAATGATACTGCTTTGAAAGGCttggtaatcttttttttttttttaagtgtctttcttttttttttcttttatttattttattttacaataccattcagttccatataacagccacagactcccttgttctcccccctcctgcccccaactccccccagcccaccccctcattcccaccacctccagattaAGGCCAcacccgaggactgagattgacctgatagactcagtccaggcaggtccagtcccctcctctcagattgagccaagcgtccctgtataagtcccaggtttcaaacagccaactcatgcaatgagcccaggacctggtaccactgcctagatgcctcccaaacagatcaagccaatcaactgtctcacctattcagagggcctgatccagttgggggcccctcagcctttggttcatagttcatgtgtttccattcgtttggctacctgtccctgtgctttatccaaccttgatttcaacaattctcactcatataaaccctcctctttctcactaattagactcccag
Encoded here:
- the Cylc1 gene encoding cylicin-1, translating into MSLSKLQEKNITTYDDYFWTSQTREQWNQEHFVLMLPKTPLPDIKKRSGSSEIQTAVPWQEKRKMEKGQIPTNIQIKQFFQELFLRPPFSPAFIIQAPLKYLYNPQNRYITAETRKPKDDITRTTLKKKLKEKISLYAINLESNKMMTDGNPEISNTDQFLPKSSYKIEPFKKSNITSETNLESNHFKMTKAMDSSNDNGDLINSKEANNEATFWKDNPNTNSKKNTEEFYDDIVERISSSNINLKFLNEFRAESTDFDEWSTNCSQNNAKKPAKKPAKKGKDSEPDSGDSKDIKKEGKKKEKREPMKKKDTESTDAESGDSKGAKKELKKDKKEKKEAKKKKDTESTDESGDSKDSKKNKKRKSEDKKNAESTDAESVDSKGAKKEKRPPKKDDKKDAFYTNSESDAELKKVKKDKKEIKGIRKKAVKDTESTDADSESEGDPTVKKGERKDKKITKKGEKKDAKKNVQSSASESEIKKEKKETKKDLMKGTGGYTDSASDASPKAGMKKVVRPSDTESEGSSGFKAIKTTDDSDATSTDSKKGMSEPRRGFRMPIKKTTFRENGKGSKGGRVPSSRERLPFPPCEPIRESPKPKCVCQCKMPPPPPKPRYAPLPGVEWIHKLL